The following are encoded together in the Streptomyces flavofungini genome:
- a CDS encoding cobalt-precorrin-6A reductase, translating to MPHVLVLGGTTEARRLAAALAARPDTRVTTSLAGRVTRPAALEGDVRVGGFGGPDGLARWLRDHGVTALVDATHPFATTISVNAAQAARTTGVPALAVRRPGWRPGPGDDWHDVASLTDAAAALPALGRRVFLTTGRLGLAAFAPYDALHFLVRSVEPPEPPLPRDVRILLDRGPYTVESETALLREHRIDVLVTKDSGGAATAAKLTAARALSLPVVMVRRPAPPPGMPTVADVETALARLGV from the coding sequence ATGCCCCACGTGCTCGTCCTCGGCGGCACCACCGAGGCCCGCCGCCTCGCCGCCGCCCTCGCCGCCCGGCCCGACACCCGGGTGACCACGTCGCTCGCGGGCCGCGTCACCCGGCCCGCGGCGCTCGAAGGCGACGTGCGCGTCGGCGGCTTCGGCGGCCCCGACGGTCTCGCGCGGTGGCTGCGGGACCACGGCGTGACCGCGCTCGTCGACGCCACGCACCCCTTCGCGACCACGATCAGCGTGAACGCGGCGCAGGCCGCGCGGACCACCGGCGTCCCGGCGCTCGCCGTGCGCCGCCCCGGCTGGCGCCCCGGCCCCGGCGACGACTGGCACGACGTCGCCTCCCTGACGGACGCCGCGGCCGCGCTCCCGGCCCTCGGCCGCCGCGTCTTCCTCACCACCGGCCGCCTCGGCCTCGCCGCCTTCGCCCCGTACGACGCCCTGCACTTCCTCGTACGCTCCGTCGAGCCCCCCGAACCGCCGCTGCCCCGCGACGTGCGGATCCTCCTGGACCGCGGCCCCTACACCGTCGAGAGCGAGACGGCGCTGTTGCGGGAGCACCGTATCGACGTGCTCGTCACCAAGGACAGCGGCGGCGCGGCGACGGCCGCCAAGCTCACGGCCGCCCGCGCCCTGTCCCTGCCCGTGGTGATGGTGCGCCGCCCGGCGCCGCCGCCGGGGATGCCGACGGTGGCCGACGTGGAGACGGCGCTGGCGCGGCTCGGGGTGTGA
- a CDS encoding sulfite exporter TauE/SafE family protein codes for MDASAATSALSALTVWEFGALALAAGVVGFSKTAVSGANTISLAVFAAVLPARASTGVLLPILIAGDVLAVLTYRRHAHWPTLWRLFPAVGAGVALGTVFLMFADDAVMRTPIGAILLLMAAVTTWRRRRPAANGAPADEEGGTAWATARIAAPSYGVLGGFTTMVANAGGPVMSMYLLSAGFKKLSFLGTSAWFFLIVNTSKVPFSVGLGLIDGPSLLLDAALVLFVIPGALIGKACVHRINQRLFEQLVIGATVLGGLQLLLR; via the coding sequence ATGGACGCCTCCGCCGCCACCTCCGCCCTGTCCGCCCTGACCGTCTGGGAGTTCGGCGCCCTGGCCCTGGCCGCCGGGGTCGTCGGCTTCTCCAAGACCGCCGTCAGCGGCGCGAACACCATCAGCCTCGCTGTCTTCGCCGCGGTACTCCCGGCCCGCGCGTCGACGGGAGTGCTCCTCCCGATCCTCATCGCCGGGGACGTCCTCGCCGTCCTCACCTACCGCAGACACGCCCACTGGCCCACGCTGTGGCGGCTGTTCCCCGCGGTCGGCGCCGGCGTCGCCCTGGGCACGGTGTTCCTGATGTTCGCCGACGACGCCGTGATGCGTACGCCGATCGGGGCGATCCTGCTCCTCATGGCCGCCGTGACGACGTGGCGGCGTCGCAGGCCGGCCGCGAACGGCGCCCCGGCCGACGAAGAGGGCGGGACGGCGTGGGCGACGGCCCGGATCGCGGCGCCCTCCTACGGCGTGCTCGGCGGCTTCACCACGATGGTCGCCAACGCGGGCGGTCCCGTGATGTCGATGTATCTGCTCTCGGCGGGCTTCAAGAAGCTGAGCTTCCTCGGCACTTCGGCGTGGTTCTTCCTCATCGTCAACACCTCCAAGGTGCCCTTCAGCGTGGGCCTCGGCCTCATCGACGGACCCTCGCTGCTGCTCGACGCCGCCCTCGTCCTGTTCGTGATCCCGGGCGCCCTCATCGGCAAGGCGTGCGTGCACCGCATCAACCAGCGGCTCTTCGAACAGCTCGTCATCGGCGCGACGGTCCTCGGCGGGCTCCAACTCCTGCTGCGCTGA